The Terriglobus roseus sequence GCCTGACGTTGGTGCAGTCCTACAACCCGGGCCGCATCTTTCACGGCTTGATCATCTTCGGATCCGCGACGAACGAGGAGTACGACTCGGGGCCCGGCGACATCCGCGCTTTTGACATTCGCACTGGCCGTGCGGCGTGGACGTTCCACACGATTCCGCATCCCGGCGAGTTTGGCTATGACTCCTGGCCGAAAGATGCCTGGAAGACTGTGGGCGGCGCAAATGCGTGGAGCGGCATGGCGCTGGACGAGAAGCGCGGCATCGTCTATGTGCCGACTGCAAGTCCTAAATACAACTTCTACGGCGGCAATCGCGCGGGCAACAACCTGTTTGGCGATTCCCTGCTGGCGCTGGATGCCGGCACGGGCAAGTTACTGTGGCACTACCAGATGGTGCATCACGATATCTGGGACTACGACAATCCCAACACGCCGATGCTGGCGACGGTGCGGCACAACGGGAAGCTCGTCGACATCGTCGCGCAGACGAGCAAGACTGGCTACCTTTGGGTCTTCGATCGTGTCACCGGCAAGCCATTGTGGCCGGTGAACGAGCGTGCTGTGCCGAAGTCGCCGCTGCCCGGCGAGGTCGCCTCGCCGACGCAGCCCGTGCCTTCCAAGCCCGAGCCGTTTGGCCGTCAGACGTTCACCTCGAAGGATCTGAGTCCGTACCTGGAACCGGAAGAGCACGAACGGCTGAAGAAGCAGATCGATGCGGCCCGAAACGATGGCCTGTTCACACCGCCTTCTACGGAAGACACGGTTGAAATGCCCGGTAACAATGGCGGTGCCAACTTTGGCGGCACCGCCATCGACCCGGTGCATGGCTACCTTTACGTGGTTTCAAAGGATCTGCCTGCGATGTTGAAGCTGCAGCTGCCGCCCGCGGCTCCTGCGGGCAACACGGCGGAGGCGCGCGGAGCGGCTGTGTATGCGAACACCTGCAGCCTGTGCCACGGGATCAATCGCGAAGGCAAGTTGCCCGTGATTCCTACGCTGGTGGACATCCACAGCCGCCTGCCGGAAGCGCAGATCCGGGAGACGGTGCGCTATGGCAAAGGCATGATGCCGTCGTTTGGCAGCCTGCCACCCGCGCAGGTCGACGACCTGATGAAGTTCCTGAAGAACCCCGGTTTGCCGGCATTGCAGACAACCAGTGCCGCCGCGTCGACGGCCGATCCGAAGACACTGCGCTATCGCAGCGGCTTTGGCTTCATGTTTGCCGAAAGTGGCCTGCCGGTCATCGCGCCACCCTGGACAACGATGACCGCGTATGACCTGAACACCGGCAATGTGCAATGGAAGATTCCGCTGGGCGAGGTACCCGAGCTCGCCGAGAAGGGCATCACCGGCACCGGCTCGCACTTCCCCAAGGTGAACCCCGTCGTCACTGCGGGCGGACTCATCTTCACCGGCACACGGGATCGGAAGGTCCGAGCGCTCGACGCCAGCAACGGCAAGGTGTTGTGGGAGGCGGAGGTGCCTGCTGCGCTTGAAGGCATGCCCGCGATCTACCAGGTGGCGGGCAAGCAGTACGTCGTCTTCTGCGCTGCCGCCCGATCCACCACACGCACCCATGCGGTCCCCGGACATCCGGCTTCGCAGGATCCGATTCACGGTTCCTACGTGGCTTTTGCTCTACCGAACTAGCGAATCGCTCGAGGCGTGGACGATGCTGCTTAACGTCCGCACCGCGTCGACGGAGATGTTCCCTGTGGCGGGTTGCCACAGCACATCACCCACGACCGGTGCGGACTTTGGACGCAGGGACGCGTGCAGGTCAAGCCCCGGAATCGCAG is a genomic window containing:
- a CDS encoding pyrroloquinoline quinone-dependent dehydrogenase — its product is MPKNRLSSGVLRTLAGCSLAIAAVASSQVAGDGAHMGWSAYGGAEDGSQYSALKQIDRTNVKTLRQVWSVPTGDVRGYAFNPLVIGETMYVLAQNNSIVALHAATGAQVWAHPLHPKTPLVTNRGLSYWQSEDGKDRRLILAVDNHLEEIDATTGKSITSFGKDGHVDLREGLGRDVQRLTLVQSYNPGRIFHGLIIFGSATNEEYDSGPGDIRAFDIRTGRAAWTFHTIPHPGEFGYDSWPKDAWKTVGGANAWSGMALDEKRGIVYVPTASPKYNFYGGNRAGNNLFGDSLLALDAGTGKLLWHYQMVHHDIWDYDNPNTPMLATVRHNGKLVDIVAQTSKTGYLWVFDRVTGKPLWPVNERAVPKSPLPGEVASPTQPVPSKPEPFGRQTFTSKDLSPYLEPEEHERLKKQIDAARNDGLFTPPSTEDTVEMPGNNGGANFGGTAIDPVHGYLYVVSKDLPAMLKLQLPPAAPAGNTAEARGAAVYANTCSLCHGINREGKLPVIPTLVDIHSRLPEAQIRETVRYGKGMMPSFGSLPPAQVDDLMKFLKNPGLPALQTTSAAASTADPKTLRYRSGFGFMFAESGLPVIAPPWTTMTAYDLNTGNVQWKIPLGEVPELAEKGITGTGSHFPKVNPVVTAGGLIFTGTRDRKVRALDASNGKVLWEAEVPAALEGMPAIYQVAGKQYVVFCAAARSTTRTHAVPGHPASQDPIHGSYVAFALPN